Proteins from a genomic interval of Oncorhynchus nerka isolate Pitt River linkage group LG13, Oner_Uvic_2.0, whole genome shotgun sequence:
- the LOC115119000 gene encoding transmembrane emp24 domain-containing protein 10-like gives MARFATLLLLPVLIESVLSISFFLPVNSRKCLREEIHKDVLVTGEYEISDQSNTKTNLKITDSSGHILYSKEGATKGKFAFTTEDYDMFEVCFESKSPMGTGRIPDQLLNLDMKHGVEAKNYEEIAKVEKLKPLEVELRRLEDLSESIVNDFAYMKRREEEMRDTNESTNTRVLYFSIFSMCCLIGLATWQVFYLRRFFKAKKLIE, from the exons ATGGCTCGGTTCGCTACCCTGCTTCTTTTACCGGTTCTCATTGAATCGGTATTATCAATTTCATTCTTTTTACCGGTAAATTCAAGGAAATGTTTACGGGAAGAGATCCACAAAGACGTGCTGGTCACGGGGGAGTATGAAATCAGCGACCAGTCCAACACAAAGACCAACCTGAAG ATCACAGACTCGTCGGGACACATCCTATACTCAAAGGAAGGTGCAACGAAAGGGAAGTTTGCCTTCACGACAGAGGATTATGACATGTTTGAAGTGTGCTTTGAGAGCAAATCGCCCATGG GAACTGGGAGGATCCCCGACCAGCTGCTTAATCTGGACATGAAGCACGGAGTGGAGGCCAAGAACTATGAAGAG ATCGCCAAAGTGGAGAAGCTGAAGCCCCTGGAGGTGGAGCTAAGGCGACTGGAGGACCTATCCGAGTCCATCGTCAATGACTTTGCCTacatgaagaggagggaggaggagatgagggataCCAACG AGTCCACTAACACACGCGTCCTGTACTTCAGcatcttctctatgtgttgtctgaTTGGCTTGGCCACCTGGCAGGTCTTCTACCTGCGACGCTTCTTCAAGGCAAAGAAGCTGATTGAGTAG